The Acidobacteriota bacterium genome has a segment encoding these proteins:
- a CDS encoding amidohydrolase/deacetylase family metallohydrolase — MDEEHGLLSRREFLQTAALSSAMGLPMATAANGAQTSGCDLLLKGGHVVDPANHIDGIMDVAVTGDKIAAVKPDIPADGVRKVVDASGFYVTPGLIDIHAHIGHGGAPLDWFSPQARSHQPPLGIDPDLVLTSGVTTIVDAGSHGAETFLREKEEIIDRSQVRVLAWLNIVSNGMQGGLEQFLGEMDPERCAQTIEQYPDIIVGVKTAHYVGGTDKTGAERPLWAGVDRALKAGEIAKKPIMVDFFPRPGRSYEDLILKKLRPGDIHTHVFAQQFPIIVPPTVGGKLNPAMEEARKRGVVFDLGHGSASFWFRNAAPAIQQGFQPDSISTDIHRGNLHQFVISLVEVMSKCLAMGETLNQVIAQTTANPAREINRTELGTLSPESVADIAVLNLQRGEFSYTDCGFARIRGDQKLTAEMTIRAGAIVYDPSGRSMADWEKAPPQYFKSRGARADDFPRHLGRAEE; from the coding sequence ATGGATGAGGAGCATGGGCTTCTTTCGAGGCGGGAATTCCTGCAAACAGCAGCACTTTCGAGCGCGATGGGTCTACCGATGGCGACCGCTGCAAATGGTGCACAAACTTCCGGGTGCGACCTGCTGCTGAAAGGCGGCCACGTTGTTGACCCTGCCAACCATATAGACGGCATCATGGACGTTGCCGTCACGGGCGACAAGATTGCTGCCGTCAAACCCGACATTCCGGCCGATGGAGTCCGCAAGGTCGTTGACGCCAGCGGGTTTTACGTGACACCCGGCCTGATTGACATTCATGCCCATATTGGGCACGGCGGCGCTCCGCTCGACTGGTTCTCGCCTCAAGCGCGTTCGCACCAGCCCCCGCTGGGTATCGATCCGGACCTGGTTCTCACCTCCGGAGTCACCACCATCGTCGATGCTGGCTCCCATGGCGCAGAGACTTTCCTTCGGGAGAAGGAGGAAATCATCGATCGTTCGCAGGTTCGCGTTCTCGCCTGGCTCAACATTGTGTCAAACGGCATGCAGGGCGGCCTGGAGCAGTTCCTGGGCGAAATGGACCCCGAGCGCTGCGCCCAGACCATCGAGCAGTATCCGGACATCATTGTGGGCGTGAAAACAGCGCACTACGTCGGGGGCACGGACAAGACAGGGGCCGAGCGCCCGCTGTGGGCCGGGGTGGACCGCGCCCTGAAAGCAGGGGAGATAGCGAAAAAGCCCATCATGGTGGATTTCTTCCCGCGCCCCGGGCGTTCTTATGAGGACCTCATCCTGAAAAAGCTTCGCCCGGGCGACATTCATACCCACGTTTTCGCCCAGCAGTTTCCCATCATCGTACCGCCCACCGTAGGCGGCAAGTTGAATCCCGCAATGGAGGAAGCGCGTAAGCGCGGAGTGGTTTTCGACCTCGGGCACGGCTCGGCGAGCTTCTGGTTTCGAAACGCCGCTCCCGCCATTCAGCAAGGCTTCCAGCCGGACTCCATCTCGACTGACATCCACCGCGGGAACCTTCACCAGTTTGTTATCAGCCTTGTCGAGGTCATGTCCAAGTGCCTGGCGATGGGCGAGACGCTTAATCAGGTGATTGCACAGACCACTGCCAACCCAGCGCGCGAGATCAACCGGACGGAACTGGGCACGCTCTCGCCCGAGTCCGTGGCGGACATTGCCGTTCTTAATCTGCAGCGCGGCGAGTTCAGTTACACCGACTGCGGCTTCGCGCGGATCCGCGGTGACCAGAAGCTGACGGCTGAAATGACCATCCGCGCTGGCGCGATTGTTTATGATCCTTCCGGCCGCAGCATGGCGGATTGGGAAAAGGCGCCGCCCCAGTATTTCAAGTCGCGAGGGGCCAGGGCGGACGATTTTCCCAGGCACCTCGGAAGGGCGGAGGAATAA
- a CDS encoding YcxB family protein has product MQAQFHWSESDYVSAQAAWLRRHPAELLRGFWYPVVIAAFSVAIVAFKPETWLSGLVGIAIALFALGFGVLITRWRWHRHFRQTPLWHDEVTAKVDQHGVSLHSQTYDVHHSWGECSNIYEAAEVIIFEAANQNFVFIPKRDMSFAQLLDLRNTIMTNARVQPRLASAAA; this is encoded by the coding sequence ATGCAAGCTCAGTTTCACTGGAGTGAATCCGACTACGTTTCGGCCCAGGCGGCCTGGCTCCGCCGCCATCCCGCGGAACTATTGCGAGGTTTTTGGTATCCGGTTGTCATCGCGGCCTTCTCGGTGGCCATTGTGGCTTTCAAACCGGAAACGTGGCTCAGTGGTCTGGTGGGCATCGCTATTGCTTTGTTCGCCCTTGGGTTCGGCGTCCTCATTACTCGGTGGCGCTGGCATCGTCATTTCCGGCAGACGCCTCTATGGCACGATGAGGTCACTGCCAAAGTTGACCAGCACGGAGTCAGCCTGCACAGCCAGACCTATGATGTCCACCACTCCTGGGGAGAATGTTCGAATATCTACGAGGCCGCCGAGGTCATTATTTTTGAAGCCGCGAATCAAAACTTTGTCTTTATCCCCAAAAGGGACATGAGTTTCGCTCAGCTTCTTGACCTCAGGAATACCATCATGACCAATGCACGGGTGCAGCCTCGCCTGGCAAGTGCAGCGGCCTAG